DNA from Arthrobacter sp. PvP023:
CTCGAAAGCGGGGCGCACGCAGGGACGGGCCGCCGCAACGCAAAAGCCCCGGCCTGTCAGTGACAAGCCGGGGCTTTTGGTGGTGCCGGATGTGACCTTGGCCGCTAGTTGCCGGAGATCTGGCGCAGCACGTACTGCAGGATGCCGCCGTTGCGGTAGTAGTCGGCTTCACCCGGGGTATCGATGCGGAGGACCGCATCGAAGGACTTGGTGGAGCCGTCTTCAGCCGTGGCCGTGACCTTGAGGGTCTTCGGGGTAGTGCCTTCGTTGAGGGCGGTGACGCCCTCAACTGCGAAGGTTTCCGTGCCGGTCAGGCCCAGGGTTGCGGCAGATTCGCCGGCCGGGTACTGCAGCGGCAGGACGCCCATGCCGATCAGGTTGGAGCGGTGGATGCGCTCGTAGCTTTCAGCCACCACAGCCTTGACGCCCAGGAGCGCGGTTCCCTTAGCTGCCCAGTCACGGGACGAGCCGGAGCCGTATTCCTTGCCTGCCAGGACCACCAGCGGGGTGCCTGCTGCCTGGTAGTTCTGGGCGGCGTCGTAAACGTACGCCTGGGGACCGTCCGCCTGGGTGAAGTCGCGGGTGAAGCCGCCCTCGACGCCGTCCAGCAGCTGGTTCTTGATGCGGATGTTCGCGAAGGTGCCGCGGATCATGACTTCGTGGTTGCCACGGCGCGAACCGTAGGAGTTGAAGTCCTTGCGCTCCACGCCGTTTGCCAGCAGGTACTGGCCTGCCGGGGTGTCCGACTTGAAGGAACCGGCCGGGGAGATGTGGTCGGTGGTGACGGAATCGCCGAGCTTGAGCAGCACGCGGGCACCAGTGATGTCCGTGACGGGCTCCGGCTTGGCCTTCATGCCTTCGAAGTACGGGGGCTTCCGGACATACGTGGACTTCTCATCCCAGGCGAAGGTGTCGCCGGCCGGGGTGGAGAGTGCCTTCCAGCGGTCGTCGCCGTCGAAGACGCCCTCGTAGCCGCGGGCGAACATCTCCTTGTCGATCGAGGAGTCGATAACCTGCTGGACTTCAACCGGGTTCGGCCAGATGTCCTTCAGGAAGACGTCGTTGCCTGCTTCGTCCTGTCCGAGCGCGTCCGTGTCGAAGTCGAAGTCCATGGTTCCGGCCAGGGCGTAGGCGATGACCAGCGGCGGGGAGGCCAGGTAGTTCATCTTCACGTCCGGGTTGATCCGGCCTTCGAAGTTGCGGTTGCCGGACAGCACGGCGGTGACGGAAAGGTCGTTGGCCTGGATGGCCTCGGAGATTTCGGCGTCAAGCGGTCCGGAGTTGCCGATGCAGGTGGCGCAGCCGTAGCCCACGATGTAGAAGCCGAGCTTCTCCAGGTACGGGGTGAGGCCGGACTTCTCGTAGTAGTCGGTGACCACCTTGGAGCCGGGGGCAACGGAGGTCTTGACCCACGGCTTAGCAGCCAGGCCCTTGTCCACGGCGTTGCGGGCCAGCAGTGCTGCGGCGAGCATCACGGACGGGTTGGACGTGTTGGTGCAGGACGTGATCGAGGCGATGGAAACCGCGCCGTGGTCCAGCTCGAACTCGCGGCCGTCCGCGGTGACAACGTGCACCGGGGTGGACGGACGTCCGTGGGCGCCGTTGGCGGCGGACTCAACCCTGGCTGTTTCCGTGGTGTGGGAATCAGCGTGGGTGAACGAGGGCGGATCGGAGGCCGGGAAGGACTCTTCCAGGGACTCGTCCACGCTGCCGTCTTCGATGCTCACGTAGTTGTGGATGTCCTTGCGGAACTGCTCCTTGGCATCCGTGAGCTCGATGCGGTCCTGCGGGCGCTTCGGGCCGGAGATCGACGGAACAACCGTCGACAGGTCCAGCTCGAGGTACTCGGAGAACTTGATCTCCTTGGAAGGATCGTGCCACAGGCCCTGTTCCTTCGCGTAGGACTCCACGAGGGCCACGTTCTCTTCCGAGCGGCCGGTGAGGCGCAGGTAGTCAAGGGTGACGTCGTCGATCGGGAACATGGCGGCCGTGGAGCCGAACTCCGGGCTCATGTTGCCGATGGTGGCGCGGTTGGCCAGCGGCACTGCGGCCACACCTTCGCCGTAGAATTCCACGAACTTGCCCACAACGCCGTGCTTGCGCAGCTGCTCGGTGATGGTGAGGACGACGTCGGTGGCGGTGGCGCCGGCCGGGATGGATCCGGTCAGCTTGAAGCCCACGACGCGCGGGATCAGCATGGACACGGGCTGGCCCAGCATTGCCGCCTCGGCTTCAATGCCGCCGACGCCCCAGCCCAGCACGCCCAGGCCGTTGACCATGGTGGTGTGCGAGTCGGTGCCGACGCAGGTGTCCGGGTATGCCCGGACCACGCCGTCAACTTCGCGGGTCATCACGGTGCGGGCCAGGTACTCGATGTTGACCTGGTGCACGATGCCGGTTCCCGGCGGGACGACCTTGAAGTCGTCAAACGCGGTCTGGCCCCAGCGGAGGAACTGGTAACGCTCCCCGTTCCGCTGGTATTCGATCTCCATGTTGCGCTCCAGTGCGCCGGAGTTGCCGAATGCGTCGATCTGCACTGAGTGGTCGATCACCATCTCGGCGGGTGCCAGCGGGTTAACCCGCTTGGGGTCGCCGCCAAGTTCCTTGACGGCCTCACGCATGGTGGCGAGGTCCACTACGCAGGGCACGCCAGTGAAGTCCTGCATGATCACGCGCGCCGGCGTGAACTGGATTTCAGTGTCGGGCTCGGCGTTGGGATCCCAGCCGGCCAGTGCTCGGACGTGATCGGCCGTAATGTTGGCGCCGTCCTCGGTCCTCAACAGGTTTTCAAGCAATACCTTGAGGCTGAACGGAAGGTTTTCTGCACCTTCAACGGAGTTCAACCGGAAAATTTCGTATTCGGTACCGGCTACATTAAGTTTGCCTTTTGAACCGAAGCTGTCCACAATGCTCATCGCAGGACTCCTCTCGCAACAGTTTCATCTTTGTCGCGCGGTAGACCGCTTGCTAGTTAGGTCATCCTAATTAGTACAAGGTCATACAAAAGAGCATGGGGTCAGCCGAGAATTCGGCGCGCGACGTGGGACTACTACGCCCATCCTAGTCACATCAGGCCGGGGGCGTCAGCAACGCCACTGTCTCCATGTGGTGGGTGTGCGGGTACAGGTCGAACGCCCGCAGCTCTGCGAGCTGCCAGCCTTCCTGCCGAAAGTACCCCAGGTCCCGGGCGAAAGACGCCGGATCGCAGGACACGTAGGCGATGGCCCGGGGACCTGCCGCCATCAGCTGGCTGACCACTGCCTTACCCGCGCCGGCGCGGGGCGGGTCCAGCACCAGGGCATCGAAGTTACGTGGCTTCTGGCGCAGGACCCGTTCCACGCGTCCCTGCACAATCTCCACCTGCGGCGCTCCGTGCAGGTTCTTCCGCGCGTCCCGGCTGGTGCCGGGGGCACCCTCAACGGACAGCACGGAGCCGGTCACGCCCACGGCGTCCGCCAGGGCGGCGGTGAACAGCCCTGCCCCGGCGTACAGGTCCGCAACCACGGCACCCGGCTCCAGGTATCCGCCGTCGTGCAGGAATCCCTTCACCGCGCCGACGAGTGTCTCCGGAGCATCCCGGTGGATCTGCCAGAAGCCTTCCCCCGTGACCCGGAACTCGTGCCCGGCGGCCGACTCCTGCACCCAGGTGCGGCCGCGCAGCTGCAGCGCGTCGCCCTTGGCCGGATCGAAGCTTGCCACCGAGACCTCGTCGGGAAGCTGCGCAAGGATCCCGCTGAGGCGCTTGGTGCGGGTCCCTTCGGCCGGTGCCAGCAGGACCAGCGGGCGCGAGCCGTTGGCTGGCGCGGCCACTTCAACGCGTTCAACGCCCGTGAGGTCGATGTCCCACAGCCGGAGGTCGTTGATGCCGGCCACGGCCAATGGCATCTCGCGGATGGCAATGACCTGGTCGGAACGGTGTGCGTGCATGCCCAGCTTCCCGGCGGGTGTCACGGCAAAGCTCGCCCGCGTGCGCCAGCCCAGTCCCGGCGCGCCGGGGCCGTGGTCGCCTGCGGCGGCCGCGCCGACGGCTTCCACCTCGGTGACGCGTTCGACGCCGGCGAGCCGCTTCAGCTGTTCGGCCAGGACGTCAGCCTTGAGGCTGCGCTGACGTCCAAGGGACACGTGGCCCAGCTCGGCGCCGCCCACCGGAGGGTGTCCGTGCGACCATGCCCGAAGCGAATCCGCCACATGCCAGAAGTGGGGCACGCGGTCCGGCGATGCTTCGAGCACTTCCACAACATCGGCTCGCCAGAACTTGGATTCCTCGCCGGCATCCGTCAGGCGGATCCGGACCTTTTCGCCGGGAATGGCATGGCGCACAAACACCACGCGGCCCTCGTGGCGGGCAACGCAGTGCCCGCCGTGGGCGATGGGCCCGATATCCACCACGAGTTCGGCATGCGTGCGGGTCTGGGTCTCGGGGTTCATTGGATATCCTGCAATTTCTTGGCTTCTTCGGACGATTTCAGTTGCCACGGCACACTGGCCACCATGACTCCCGGCTCGAAATGGAGGCGGGTTTTGATACGCAAGGCGGTCTGGTTATGGACCAGCTGCTCCCACCATTTGCCCACTACGTACTCAGGGATGTAGACCACGATCAGGTCCCGGGGTGAATCCCGCCGCATGTTCTTCACGTATTCCATGATGGGGGTCACCGTTTCCCGGTACGGGCTGGCGAGCACCGTCAGCGGCACCGGAATTTCCAGTTTCTCCCAGTCGGCGAGGGTGTGCGCGGTTTCTTCGGAGTTGATGTCCACCGTGATGGCATCAAGCCGGGAGGGCCGCGACGCCCGGGCATAGGCGAGTGCCCGCAGAACCGGCTTGCGGACGTGGGAAACCAGCAGCACGGCGTGGACCCTGGACGGCAGGGCGCGGGGCGAGGAATCCTCATCCACGGCCAGTTCCTTGGCCACGTTGTCGTAGTGTGCGCGGATGCTCCACATGATCAGGAAGAGCACGAACATCGCCAGCAGGGCGATCCAGGCCCCCTGTTCGAACTTGGTGATCAGCACGATCACCAGGACCAGCGCCGTCATGCCGAAGCCGATCGTGTTGATGATGCGGGACTTGAGCATGCGCAGCTTGACGGCGGGGTCCCTGGCGAGCTTCAGCTCCCGGCCCCAGTGCCGGATCATGCCGAGCTGGCTCATCGTGAACGAGATGAAGACGCCCACAATGTACAGCTGGATGAGCTTGGTGACGTCGGCGTTGAACGACAGGATGAGCACGAGGGCGCCCGCGGCGAGGGCCAGGACGCCGTTGCTGAACGCCAGCCGGTCCCCGCGGGTGCGCAGCTGGCGCGGCAGGTAACCGTCCTGGGCCAGGATCGAGCCCAGGACCGGAAAGCCGTTGAACGCCGTGTTGGAGGCAAAGACCAGGATCACACCGGTTGCTGCAACGACGATGTAGAACAGCACCGAGCCGGGTCCGAAGATGGTCTGGGCTATCTGGCTGATGGCCGGGCTTTGGATGTAGTTTTCCGGGAGCGGCTGCCCGTTGAGCAGGAATTCCGTGGCGGGGTCCAGAACAATGTGCACCTTGGTGGCATTCGCCAGGTAGATGATGCCGGCCAGCATGGAGGCGGCGATGACGCCGAGCAGAAGCAGGGTGGTCGCAGCGTTCTTGCTCTTCGGTTTCTGGAAATTGGGGACGCCGTTGCTGATGGCTTCCACCCCGGTCAGGGCGGCTGCGCCCGAGGAGAACGCCCGCAGCAACAGGAACGCTCCGGCCAGTCCCACCAACCCTTCGTCGAATCCGGCGGCCGGAACGATCGTGAAGTCCGCCGACGGCGCCTTGCCCAACTGGCCGGTGAGGGCCTGGAAAACGCCGACTGCAGTCATCCCGAGAATGGAGGCCATGAAGATGTACGTGGGGACAGCAAAGACGCTTCCCGCTTCCTTGATGCCGCGCAGGTTCACCAACGCCAAAATAATGACGCCCACGGTGGCAATCAATGCCTGCTGGCCGTGCAGCGCAGGGACCGCGGTGGTGAGGTAGGTTGCAGCGGACGACATCGAGACGGCAACCGTGAGCACATAGTCCACCAACAATGCGGACGCGACTGTCAGTCCCGCGTACTTGCCCAGGTTTTCGTTGGCGATCTCGTAGTCGCCGCCGCCGGAGGGGTAAGCGTGGACGTTCTGCCGGTAGGACGCGACGACGGTCAACAGCACTACCATGACGGCCAGCCCCACCCAGGGCGAGAATGCCACGGCGCTCACACCCGCCAGGGCCAGGGTCAGGAGGATTTCGTCGGGCGCGTAGGCCACCGAAGACAGGGCGTCAGAGGCGAAGACCGGAAGCGCGATCCGCTTGGGCAGCAAGGTATGGGCCAGCCGGTCATTGCGGAATGGCCGCCCCACGAGAACCCGTTTCACGGCATTCAATATTGTCAGCACTCCACAAAGCTAGTCTGATTCGGACGCGATGTCATGACAGCATCCGGCTGTTGGCTCCGCGGTTGCCCGCGGGGCCGCGCACAGGATCTGCCGGACACCGGAACGGGCAGCCCGGACGGCCGGTAGAGTCTTACGCAGCAACAGGAAAAAGACTGAGGAGGCACGGGTGGCGCACTTCGTGATCATGGGTTGTGGCCGCGTGGGAGCAACGCTGGCGCACACCCTCGAGGATGCGGGCCATTCGGTGGCCATCATCGACCAGGACGACCGTGCCTTTCGCAGGCTCCGCACCGGTTTTTCCGGCCGGAAGGTCACCGGAGTCGGGTTCGACCGGGAAACCCTGAAACAGGCCGGCGTCAGCGAGGCCTATGCCTTCGCGGCAGTGTCCAGCGGAGACAACTCCAACATCCTGGCCACCCGGGTTGCCCGCGAAACGTTCCATGTCCCCCACGTCGTGGCCCGGATCTACGACCCCGGCCGTGCCGAGATCTACCAGCGCCTGGGCATACCGACGGTGGCGGCAGTGCGCTGGAGTGCCGACCAGGTGCTGCGCCGGATCCTCCCCGAACAGCACCTCGCCGGAGACTTCCGTGAGCCTTCCGGGCGACTGGTCCTCGCCGAAATCGACCTCGATCCGTCCTGGATCGGGCATTCAGTGGCCGAAATCGAGAAGGTCGCCGGCATCCGGATCGCCTACCTGACCAGGTTCGGTG
Protein-coding regions in this window:
- the acnA gene encoding aconitate hydratase AcnA, which encodes MSIVDSFGSKGKLNVAGTEYEIFRLNSVEGAENLPFSLKVLLENLLRTEDGANITADHVRALAGWDPNAEPDTEIQFTPARVIMQDFTGVPCVVDLATMREAVKELGGDPKRVNPLAPAEMVIDHSVQIDAFGNSGALERNMEIEYQRNGERYQFLRWGQTAFDDFKVVPPGTGIVHQVNIEYLARTVMTREVDGVVRAYPDTCVGTDSHTTMVNGLGVLGWGVGGIEAEAAMLGQPVSMLIPRVVGFKLTGSIPAGATATDVVLTITEQLRKHGVVGKFVEFYGEGVAAVPLANRATIGNMSPEFGSTAAMFPIDDVTLDYLRLTGRSEENVALVESYAKEQGLWHDPSKEIKFSEYLELDLSTVVPSISGPKRPQDRIELTDAKEQFRKDIHNYVSIEDGSVDESLEESFPASDPPSFTHADSHTTETARVESAANGAHGRPSTPVHVVTADGREFELDHGAVSIASITSCTNTSNPSVMLAAALLARNAVDKGLAAKPWVKTSVAPGSKVVTDYYEKSGLTPYLEKLGFYIVGYGCATCIGNSGPLDAEISEAIQANDLSVTAVLSGNRNFEGRINPDVKMNYLASPPLVIAYALAGTMDFDFDTDALGQDEAGNDVFLKDIWPNPVEVQQVIDSSIDKEMFARGYEGVFDGDDRWKALSTPAGDTFAWDEKSTYVRKPPYFEGMKAKPEPVTDITGARVLLKLGDSVTTDHISPAGSFKSDTPAGQYLLANGVERKDFNSYGSRRGNHEVMIRGTFANIRIKNQLLDGVEGGFTRDFTQADGPQAYVYDAAQNYQAAGTPLVVLAGKEYGSGSSRDWAAKGTALLGVKAVVAESYERIHRSNLIGMGVLPLQYPAGESAATLGLTGTETFAVEGVTALNEGTTPKTLKVTATAEDGSTKSFDAVLRIDTPGEADYYRNGGILQYVLRQISGN
- a CDS encoding class I SAM-dependent RNA methyltransferase — translated: MNPETQTRTHAELVVDIGPIAHGGHCVARHEGRVVFVRHAIPGEKVRIRLTDAGEESKFWRADVVEVLEASPDRVPHFWHVADSLRAWSHGHPPVGGAELGHVSLGRQRSLKADVLAEQLKRLAGVERVTEVEAVGAAAAGDHGPGAPGLGWRTRASFAVTPAGKLGMHAHRSDQVIAIREMPLAVAGINDLRLWDIDLTGVERVEVAAPANGSRPLVLLAPAEGTRTKRLSGILAQLPDEVSVASFDPAKGDALQLRGRTWVQESAAGHEFRVTGEGFWQIHRDAPETLVGAVKGFLHDGGYLEPGAVVADLYAGAGLFTAALADAVGVTGSVLSVEGAPGTSRDARKNLHGAPQVEIVQGRVERVLRQKPRNFDALVLDPPRAGAGKAVVSQLMAAGPRAIAYVSCDPASFARDLGYFRQEGWQLAELRAFDLYPHTHHMETVALLTPPA
- a CDS encoding APC family permease; the protein is MLTILNAVKRVLVGRPFRNDRLAHTLLPKRIALPVFASDALSSVAYAPDEILLTLALAGVSAVAFSPWVGLAVMVVLLTVVASYRQNVHAYPSGGGDYEIANENLGKYAGLTVASALLVDYVLTVAVSMSSAATYLTTAVPALHGQQALIATVGVIILALVNLRGIKEAGSVFAVPTYIFMASILGMTAVGVFQALTGQLGKAPSADFTIVPAAGFDEGLVGLAGAFLLLRAFSSGAAALTGVEAISNGVPNFQKPKSKNAATTLLLLGVIAASMLAGIIYLANATKVHIVLDPATEFLLNGQPLPENYIQSPAISQIAQTIFGPGSVLFYIVVAATGVILVFASNTAFNGFPVLGSILAQDGYLPRQLRTRGDRLAFSNGVLALAAGALVLILSFNADVTKLIQLYIVGVFISFTMSQLGMIRHWGRELKLARDPAVKLRMLKSRIINTIGFGMTALVLVIVLITKFEQGAWIALLAMFVLFLIMWSIRAHYDNVAKELAVDEDSSPRALPSRVHAVLLVSHVRKPVLRALAYARASRPSRLDAITVDINSEETAHTLADWEKLEIPVPLTVLASPYRETVTPIMEYVKNMRRDSPRDLIVVYIPEYVVGKWWEQLVHNQTALRIKTRLHFEPGVMVASVPWQLKSSEEAKKLQDIQ
- a CDS encoding TrkA family potassium uptake protein, with translation MAHFVIMGCGRVGATLAHTLEDAGHSVAIIDQDDRAFRRLRTGFSGRKVTGVGFDRETLKQAGVSEAYAFAAVSSGDNSNILATRVARETFHVPHVVARIYDPGRAEIYQRLGIPTVAAVRWSADQVLRRILPEQHLAGDFREPSGRLVLAEIDLDPSWIGHSVAEIEKVAGIRIAYLTRFGEGMLPGPGTSYQEGDTVHAMLRVDRSAEVGHILAKEPPKEQ